The Pseudomonas baetica genome includes a region encoding these proteins:
- a CDS encoding AAA family ATPase → MEHREALLALRTFLSTQILGQEKLIERLLIALLADGHMLVEGAPGLAKTKAIKELAEGIEAQFHRIQFTPDLLPADITGTEIYRPETGSFVFQQGPIFHNLVLADEINRAPAKVQSALLEAMAERQVSVGRSTYELSPLFLVMATQNPIEQEGTYPLPEAQLDRFLMHVKIGFPDAAVERRILQQARGEALNGETKPERRVSQQAIFAARKEILGLYMADAVEEYLVQLVMATRTPAKFDPEMAEWIAYGASPRGSIALDRCARAHAWLAGRDFVSPEDIQAVLFDVLRHRIILSFEAEAAGIDQDRVVQRILDVVAVA, encoded by the coding sequence ATGGAACATCGTGAAGCGCTGCTGGCGCTGCGAACCTTTCTTTCAACGCAGATTCTCGGCCAGGAAAAACTCATCGAGCGTTTGCTCATCGCCTTGCTCGCCGACGGCCACATGCTGGTCGAGGGCGCGCCGGGTCTGGCCAAGACCAAAGCGATCAAAGAACTCGCCGAGGGCATCGAAGCCCAGTTCCATCGCATTCAGTTCACCCCTGACCTGTTGCCGGCCGACATCACCGGCACCGAGATCTATCGCCCGGAAACCGGCAGTTTCGTGTTCCAGCAAGGGCCGATCTTCCACAACCTGGTGCTGGCCGACGAAATCAACCGCGCCCCGGCCAAGGTGCAATCGGCGCTGCTCGAAGCCATGGCCGAGCGCCAGGTCAGTGTCGGGCGCAGCACTTATGAGCTGTCGCCACTGTTTCTGGTGATGGCCACGCAGAACCCGATCGAGCAGGAAGGCACCTACCCATTGCCGGAAGCGCAACTCGATCGCTTCCTGATGCACGTCAAAATCGGTTTCCCGGACGCCGCCGTCGAACGCCGCATTCTTCAGCAGGCCCGCGGCGAAGCGCTGAACGGCGAGACCAAACCCGAACGCCGCGTGAGCCAGCAGGCGATCTTCGCCGCGCGCAAGGAAATCCTCGGGTTGTACATGGCCGACGCCGTGGAGGAATACCTGGTGCAACTGGTCATGGCCACGCGCACGCCGGCCAAGTTCGACCCGGAGATGGCCGAGTGGATCGCCTACGGCGCCAGCCCCCGTGGCTCGATCGCCCTCGACCGTTGCGCCCGCGCCCACGCCTGGCTGGCCGGGCGCGACTTCGTCAGCCCCGAAGACATTCAAGCCGTACTGTTCGACGTGTTGCGTCATCGCATCATTCTGTCGTTTGAGGCCGAAGCCGCCGGCATCGATCAGGATCGTGTGGTGCAGCGGATTCTCGACGTCGTAGCCGTCGCTTGA
- a CDS encoding NAD-glutamate dehydrogenase produces MAFFTAASKADFQHQLQAALAQHISEQALPQVALFAEQFFGIISLDELTQRRLSDLAGCTLSAWRLLERFDHAQPQVRVYNPDYERHGWQSTHTAVEVLHHDLPFLVDSVRTELNRRGYSIHTLQTTVLSVRRGSKGELLEILPKGSTGEGVLHESLMYLEIDRCANAAELNVLSKELEQVLGEVRVAVADFEPMKAKVQELLAKLDNSAFAVDTDEKNEIKSFLEWLVGNHFTFLGYEEFVVTDQADGGHIEYDQNSFLGLTKLLRTGLTYDDLRIEDYAVSYLREPTLLSFAKAAHPSRVHRPAYPDYVSIREIDADGKVIKEHRFMGLYTSSVYGESVRVIPFIRRKVEEIEHRSGFQSKAHLGKELAQVLEVLPRDDLFQTPVDELFTTVMSIVQIQERNKIRVFLRKDPYGRFCYCLAYVPRDIYSTEVRQKIQQVLMERLKASDCEFWTFFSESVLARVQLILRVDPKNRLDIDTVLLEKEVVQACRSWQDDYAALTVESFGEAHGTNVLADFPKGFPAGYRERFAAHSAVVDMQHLLSLNEKNPLVMSFYQPLGQVSGQRELHCKLYHADTPLALSDVLPILENLGLRVLGEFPYRLRHTNGREFWIHDFAFTAAEGLDLDIQQLNDTLQDAFVHIVRGEAENDAFNRLVLTAGLPWRDVALLRAYARYLKQIRLGFDLGYIASTLNNHTDIARELTRLFKTRFYLARKLGSDDLEDKQQRLEQAILTALDDVQVLNEDRILRRYLDLIKATLRTNFYQTDANGQNKSYFSFKFNPHAIPELPKPVPKFEIFVYSPRVEGVHLRFGNVARGGLRWSDREEDFRTEVLGLVKAQQVKNSVIVPVGAKGGFLPRRLPLGGSRDEIAAEGIACYRIFISGLLDITDNLKDGALVPPANVVRHDDDDPYLVVAADKGTATFSDIANGIAIDYGFWLGDAFASGGSAGYDHKKMGITAKGAWVGVQRHFRERGINVQEDSITVVGVGDMAGDVFGNGLLMSDKLQLVAAFNHMHIFIDPNPNPATSFVERQRMFDLPRSAWTDYDTSIMSEGGGIFSRSAKSIAISPQMKERFDIKADKLTPTELLNALLKAPVDLLWNGGIGTYVKASTESHADVGDKANDALRVNGNELRCKVVGEGGNLGMTQLGRVEFGLNGGGSNTDFIDNAGGVDCSDHEVNIKILLNEVVQAGDMTDKQRNQLLASMTDEVGGLVLGNNYKQTQALSLAARRAYERIAEYKRLMGDLEGRGKLDRAIEFLPTEEQINERVAAGHGLTRPELSVLISYSKIDLKEQLLGSLVPDDDYLTRDMETAFPPTLVSKFSEAMRRHRLKREIVSTQIANDLVNHMGITFVQRLKESTGMSPANVAGAYVIVRDIFHLPHWFRQIEALDYQVSADVQLELMDELMRLGRRATRWFLRARRNEQNAARDTAHFGPHLKELGLKLDELLSGEIRENWQARYQAYVEAGVPELLARMVAGTSHLYTLLPIIEASDVTGQNPAEVAKAYFAVGSALDITWYLQQISALPVENNWQALAREAFRDDVDWQQRAITISVLQQGDGTQDVEARLALWMEQHEGMISRWRAMLVEIRAASGTDYAMYAVANRELLDLALSGQAVVPAVAANAEPELA; encoded by the coding sequence ATGGCGTTCTTCACCGCAGCCAGCAAAGCCGACTTCCAGCACCAACTGCAAGCGGCACTGGCGCAGCACATCAGTGAACAGGCACTGCCACAAGTGGCGCTGTTCGCTGAACAATTCTTCGGCATCATTTCCCTGGACGAGCTGACTCAACGTCGCCTCTCCGACCTCGCTGGCTGTACTCTTTCTGCGTGGCGCCTGCTTGAGCGCTTCGATCACGCGCAACCGCAAGTGCGCGTCTACAACCCCGATTACGAGCGTCATGGCTGGCAGTCGACCCACACCGCGGTTGAAGTGCTGCACCATGACCTGCCGTTTCTGGTCGACTCGGTCCGCACCGAACTGAACCGCCGCGGCTACAGCATCCACACCTTGCAAACCACCGTGCTCAGCGTGCGTCGTGGCAGCAAGGGCGAGTTGCTGGAAATTCTGCCGAAGGGCAGCACCGGCGAAGGCGTTCTGCACGAATCGCTGATGTACCTGGAAATCGACCGCTGCGCCAACGCGGCCGAACTGAATGTGCTGAGCAAAGAGCTGGAACAGGTTCTCGGTGAAGTCCGCGTCGCGGTCGCCGATTTCGAGCCGATGAAAGCCAAGGTGCAGGAACTCCTCGCCAAGCTCGACAACAGCGCCTTCGCCGTCGATACCGACGAAAAGAACGAAATCAAAAGCTTCCTGGAATGGCTGGTGGGCAACCACTTCACCTTCCTTGGCTACGAAGAATTCGTGGTCACCGATCAGGCTGATGGCGGTCATATCGAGTACGACCAGAACTCCTTCCTCGGCCTGACCAAGCTGCTGCGCACCGGCCTGACCTACGATGACCTGCGCATCGAAGATTACGCCGTGAGCTACCTGCGCGAGCCGACCCTGCTGTCGTTCGCCAAGGCTGCGCACCCAAGCCGTGTACACCGTCCGGCCTACCCGGACTACGTGTCGATCCGTGAAATCGACGCTGACGGCAAAGTCATCAAGGAACACCGCTTCATGGGCCTGTACACCTCCTCGGTGTATGGCGAGAGCGTGCGGGTCATCCCGTTCATCCGCCGCAAGGTCGAAGAAATCGAACACCGCTCCGGCTTCCAGTCCAAGGCGCACCTGGGCAAGGAGCTGGCGCAGGTCCTCGAAGTATTGCCGCGTGACGACCTGTTCCAGACCCCGGTCGACGAACTGTTCACCACCGTGATGTCGATCGTGCAGATCCAGGAACGCAACAAGATCCGCGTGTTCCTGCGCAAAGACCCGTACGGTCGTTTCTGCTACTGCCTGGCCTACGTGCCGCGCGACATCTATTCCACCGAAGTTCGCCAGAAAATCCAGCAAGTGCTGATGGAGCGCCTGAAGGCCTCCGATTGCGAATTCTGGACGTTCTTCTCCGAGTCCGTGCTGGCGCGCGTGCAGTTGATTCTGCGTGTCGACCCGAAGAACCGTCTCGACATCGACACCGTGCTGCTGGAAAAAGAAGTCGTCCAGGCGTGCCGCAGCTGGCAGGACGACTACGCCGCACTGACCGTCGAAAGCTTCGGCGAAGCCCACGGCACCAACGTGCTGGCTGATTTCCCGAAAGGCTTCCCGGCCGGTTACCGCGAGCGTTTCGCCGCGCATTCGGCCGTGGTCGACATGCAGCACCTGCTGAGCCTCAACGAAAAAAATCCGCTGGTGATGAGCTTCTATCAGCCGCTGGGCCAAGTCTCTGGCCAACGCGAGCTGCATTGCAAGCTGTACCACGCCGACACGCCGCTGGCGCTGTCCGACGTTCTGCCGATTCTGGAAAACCTCGGCCTGCGCGTGCTGGGTGAATTCCCGTACCGTCTGCGCCACACCAATGGCCGCGAGTTCTGGATTCACGACTTCGCGTTCACGGCCGCTGAAGGCCTGGACCTCGACATCCAGCAACTCAACGACACCCTGCAGGACGCGTTCGTCCACATCGTGCGTGGCGAAGCCGAAAACGATGCGTTCAACCGTCTGGTCCTGACCGCCGGCCTGCCATGGCGCGACGTCGCGCTGCTGCGTGCCTACGCCCGTTACCTGAAGCAGATCCGTCTGGGCTTCGATCTGGGTTACATTGCCAGCACCCTGAACAACCACACCGACATCGCTCGCGAGTTGACCCGGTTGTTCAAGACCCGTTTCTACCTGGCACGCAAGCTTGGCAGCGATGATCTGGAAGACAAGCAACAGCGTCTGGAACAAGCGATTCTGACCGCACTGGACGACGTCCAGGTGCTCAACGAAGACCGCATCCTGCGTCGTTACCTCGACCTGATCAAAGCCACCCTGCGCACCAACTTCTACCAGACGGATGCCAACGGCCAGAACAAGTCGTACTTCAGCTTCAAGTTCAACCCGCACGCGATTCCTGAGCTGCCGAAGCCAGTACCGAAGTTCGAAATCTTCGTTTACTCGCCACGCGTTGAAGGCGTGCACCTGCGCTTCGGTAACGTTGCTCGCGGTGGCCTGCGCTGGTCCGACCGCGAAGAAGACTTCCGTACCGAAGTCCTCGGCCTGGTAAAAGCCCAGCAAGTGAAGAACTCGGTCATCGTGCCGGTGGGTGCGAAGGGCGGCTTCCTGCCGCGTCGCCTGCCACTGGGCGGCAGCCGTGACGAGATCGCGGCCGAGGGCATCGCCTGCTACCGCATCTTCATTTCCGGTCTGTTGGACATCACCGACAACCTGAAAGACGGCGCGCTGGTGCCGCCGGCCAACGTCGTGCGTCACGACGACGATGACCCGTACTTGGTGGTCGCGGCGGACAAGGGCACTGCAACCTTCTCCGACATCGCCAACGGCATCGCCATCGACTACGGCTTCTGGCTGGGTGACGCGTTTGCGTCGGGTGGTTCGGCCGGTTACGACCACAAGAAAATGGGCATCACCGCCAAAGGCGCGTGGGTTGGCGTACAGCGCCACTTCCGCGAGCGCGGCATCAATGTTCAGGAAGACAGCATCACCGTGGTTGGCGTCGGCGACATGGCCGGTGACGTGTTCGGTAACGGCTTGCTGATGTCCGACAAGCTGCAACTGGTCGCTGCCTTCAACCACATGCACATCTTTATCGACCCGAACCCGAACCCGGCGACCAGCTTCGTTGAGCGTCAGCGCATGTTCGATTTGCCGCGTTCGGCCTGGACCGACTACGACACCAGCATCATGTCCGAAGGTGGCGGTATCTTCTCGCGCAGCGCGAAGAGCATCGCGATCTCGCCGCAGATGAAAGAGCGCTTCGACATCAAGGCCGACAAGCTGACCCCGACCGAACTGCTGAACGCCTTGCTCAAGGCGCCGGTGGATCTGCTGTGGAACGGCGGTATCGGTACTTATGTGAAAGCGAGTACCGAAAGCCACGCCGATGTCGGCGACAAGGCTAACGATGCACTGCGCGTGAACGGCAACGAACTGCGCTGCAAGGTTGTGGGCGAGGGCGGTAACCTCGGCATGACCCAACTGGGTCGTGTGGAATTCGGTCTCAATGGCGGCGGTTCCAACACCGACTTCATCGACAACGCCGGTGGTGTGGACTGCTCCGACCACGAAGTAAACATCAAGATCCTGCTGAACGAAGTGGTTCAGGCCGGTGACATGACCGACAAGCAACGCAACCAGTTGCTGGCGAGCATGACCGACGAAGTCGGTGGCCTGGTGCTGGGCAACAACTACAAGCAGACTCAGGCTCTGTCCCTGGCGGCGCGTCGTGCCTACGAGCGCATCGCCGAGTACAAACGTCTGATGGGCGATCTGGAAGGCCGTGGCAAGCTGGACCGTGCCATTGAGTTCCTGCCGACCGAAGAACAGATCAACGAGCGCGTTGCGGCAGGCCACGGTCTGACCCGTCCTGAGCTGTCGGTGTTGATCTCGTACAGCAAGATCGACCTCAAGGAGCAGCTGCTGGGTTCCTTGGTGCCGGACGACGACTACCTGACCCGCGACATGGAAACGGCGTTCCCGCCGACCCTGGTCAGCAAGTTCTCCGAAGCCATGCGTCGTCACCGCCTCAAGCGCGAAATCGTCAGCACCCAGATCGCCAACGATCTGGTCAACCACATGGGCATCACCTTCGTTCAACGACTCAAAGAGTCGACCGGCATGAGCCCGGCGAACGTGGCCGGTGCTTACGTGATCGTGCGTGACATCTTCCACCTCCCGCACTGGTTCCGTCAGATCGAAGCCCTGGACTATCAGGTCTCTGCTGACGTGCAACTGGAGCTGATGGACGAGCTGATGCGTCTGGGTCGCCGCGCTACGCGCTGGTTCCTGCGTGCCCGTCGCAACGAGCAGAACGCTGCCCGTGACACCGCGCACTTCGGTCCGCACCTGAAAGAGCTGGGTCTGAAGCTCGACGAACTGCTCAGCGGCGAAATCCGCGAAAACTGGCAGGCGCGTTATCAGGCTTACGTCGAAGCCGGTGTGCCGGAGTTGCTGGCGCGTATGGTTGCGGGCACCTCGCACCTGTACACGCTGCTGCCGATCATCGAAGCTTCCGACGTGACTGGCCAGAACCCTGCCGAAGTGGCCAAGGCCTACTTCGCCGTGGGCAGTGCGCTGGACATCACCTGGTACCTGCAACAGATCAGCGCACTGCCGGTTGAAAACAACTGGCAAGCCCTGGCCCGTGAAGCGTTCCGTGATGACGTCGACTGGCAGCAACGTGCGATCACCATCTCCGTCCTGCAACAGGGCGACGGCACTCAGGACGTGGAAGCACGCCTGGCGCTGTGGATGGAACAGCACGAAGGCATGATCTCGCGCTGGCGCGCCATGCTGGTGGAAATCCGCGCGGCAAGCGGCACGGACTACGCCATGTATGCCGTTGCCAACCGCGAACTGCTGGATCTGGCGTTGAGCGGGCAAGCGGTGGTGCCTGCGGTTGCTGCGAATGCCGAGCCTGAATTGGCGTAA
- a CDS encoding ATPase, which produces MKLALASTLVISVLALSACSVPTAPRAVSSLDTLLPHPTGRSSATQVKSGPGVALGVIYSPSTQTNREYLRDYQANAGTGFGQSLLVQPIHDAYVASSKPDMAVDWVNASLQRQFGSVTVYPNMQSLRAARPDVVAIVDTHSQLITSRSSDIKADVSADFYDAQLDYIGTAKGSEAKELTPIWADFKGSKEIVADINQQQDVQVRALQKFDQSLSNLLTRPTSNVSMLDSKQGQKLY; this is translated from the coding sequence ATGAAACTTGCGTTGGCCAGTACGTTGGTAATTTCGGTTTTAGCCCTCTCCGCCTGTTCAGTGCCTACCGCTCCGCGAGCGGTCTCATCCCTCGACACGCTACTGCCCCACCCGACCGGCCGCAGCAGCGCCACTCAGGTGAAAAGCGGTCCCGGCGTCGCGCTCGGCGTCATCTACAGCCCAAGTACCCAGACCAATCGCGAATACCTGCGCGACTATCAGGCCAACGCCGGCACCGGTTTCGGCCAGAGCCTGCTGGTGCAACCGATCCACGACGCCTATGTCGCCAGCTCAAAACCGGACATGGCCGTTGACTGGGTCAACGCCTCCCTGCAACGCCAGTTCGGCTCAGTGACGGTCTACCCGAACATGCAAAGCCTGCGCGCTGCAAGACCGGATGTGGTGGCAATTGTCGATACCCACAGCCAACTGATTACTTCGCGCAGTTCCGATATCAAGGCCGATGTCAGTGCCGATTTTTATGATGCGCAACTTGACTACATCGGCACGGCGAAAGGTTCGGAGGCGAAAGAACTGACGCCGATCTGGGCGGACTTCAAAGGGTCTAAAGAAATTGTCGCGGATATTAATCAGCAACAGGATGTGCAAGTAAGGGCGCTGCAGAAGTTTGACCAGTCGCTCAGTAATTTATTGACCAGACCGACAAGTAACGTGTCGATGCTCGATAGTAAACAAGGTCAGAAGTTGTATTGA
- a CDS encoding cupin domain-containing protein: MKALHFFAAALALTISASALAHDPSEKVTVLQDQPLKNAPGKKAMMIEVDYKPGQSSIAHKHEGTAMAYVLEGEVISQVKGEQATTYKKGQFWYEPAGSEHLVSKNASKSKPAKLLVFMVLAPDEQVLIPLKD; the protein is encoded by the coding sequence ATGAAAGCCCTGCACTTCTTCGCCGCCGCCCTCGCCTTGACGATTTCCGCCTCGGCCCTCGCCCATGACCCGTCTGAGAAAGTCACCGTCCTGCAAGACCAACCGCTGAAAAACGCCCCCGGCAAAAAAGCCATGATGATCGAGGTCGACTACAAACCCGGCCAGTCTTCCATCGCGCACAAACACGAGGGCACGGCCATGGCCTATGTGCTCGAAGGCGAAGTGATTTCCCAGGTGAAAGGTGAACAGGCGACCACCTACAAGAAAGGCCAGTTCTGGTACGAGCCCGCCGGCTCCGAGCATCTGGTGTCAAAAAATGCCAGCAAAAGCAAACCGGCCAAGTTGCTGGTGTTTATGGTGCTGGCCCCGGACGAACAGGTGTTGATCCCCCTGAAAGACTGA